The Strix aluco isolate bStrAlu1 chromosome 19, bStrAlu1.hap1, whole genome shotgun sequence genome contains a region encoding:
- the AKAP1 gene encoding A-kinase anchor protein 1, mitochondrial: protein MALRFRSFIPYAIPGVLALLGCWWIFAHRKKHASYHNKQAIAIEEEVLENNSSPKTEVCVPQRLSLSWEEQCPEIESSTSLLSAGLMTPSLLLQTHERLDLSQDLLDLSVTTVQPSTLEDDSEKLETIASQDESSVPACVSLPLISKSTECRGSAAGSLKQDSSSSANQDQWPSASLTQESLGVTEGISNAEQSDDSSFKPAKESQVSEIVLSDTGSVTALCLGLKKEANTSQAFLNNEVEVVSSHKDSAVSVLPDSLESACLEQSREKEAAESIASTVPVCREDSQPEGDELEREEIGGVSLDKEEVEKIEQVAIQIISKVILAATEEVLSGSASDVSTWICQAAASRGERPLETASVVSSDQMLAGEASPADENTAARSDAVVLTSPQTEELDPSVTESSCLTHGRLSGPLQGDTKDCRMKNRVCSESHGVNRTPVESHGGSLGRSPLVMEDSGCSTYMFEGGTSVEDPLQNTVLSAVAGQHSDSLSVSATQGTSAEQSSAPSEKNPTLKLLEDSEVPYSNGILKEDGPDSHYECSRAAGTDGDHSAGSDVNNMDFVDSGCAMRKTVTRQNSKLGGESSKSDFIIWEIEVPKKLVGRLIGKQGRFMSFLRQASGAKIYVSTLPYFRDSQVCHIEGSPHQVEKVLSLIGRKFKELCLTNIYALPPPTPLTLHSLLMTAWLFLPDGVTVEVVVANQVDAGHMFLQQHTHPTFHVLRSLDQQMYACYSQPEIPTLPTPVEVGIICAAPGLDGAWLRAQVISYFEETSEVELRYVDYGGYDKVKIDTLRQIRSDFLSLPFQGAEVLLDNVVPLPDEDHFSSEADAAVSEMTRGAVLVAQVTNYDSATGLPLIQLWNLMGDEVVSINRTLVERGFAQWLDY, encoded by the exons ATGGCTTTACGCTTCCGCAGTTTCATCCCATATGCCATACCGGGAGTGCTGGCACTTCTTGGCTGCTGGTGGATCTTTGCCCATAGGAAAAAGCATGCAAGCTATCACAACAAGCAGGCAATAGCCATTGAAGAAGAAGTGCTAGAGAACAATTCATCACCCAAAACAGAAGTATGTGTTCCTCAAAGACTGTCTCTCTCATGGGAAGAGCAATGCCCAGAGATTGAAAGCTCGACCTCCCTGCTGTCAGCAGGGTTGATGACGCCCTCTCTTCTGTTGCAAACTCACGAGAGGCTAGATCTCTCACAGGACCTTCTAGACCTGTCAGTAACAACAGTTCAGCCCAGCACTCTTGAGGACGACAGTGAAAAACTAGAAACAATCGCATCTCAAGATGAAAGCAGTGTCCCTGCTTGTGTTTCTCTCCCTCTGATCTCCAAGAGCACAGAGTGTCGTGGCAGTGCTGCAGGGAGCCTTAAACAGGATTCAAGCTCCAGTGCCAACCAAGATCAGTGGCCATCAGCATCACTGACACAAGAGTCTCTGGGAGTCACGGAGGGGATCAGCAATGCAGAGCAGTCAGATGATTCTTCATTTAAGCCCGCTAAGGAAAGCCAGGTGTCAGAAATTGTGCTGTCGGATACTGGCTCCGTGACAGCCCTTTGCTTGGGATTGAAGAAGGAAGCCAATACCTCACAAGCCTTTCTGAATAATGAAGTTGAAGTTGTATCAAGTCACAAGGATTCTGCAGTGAGCGTGTTACCGGATAGTTTGGAGTCTGCCTGTCTGGAACAGTCCAGGGAAAAAGAGGCAGCAGAGTCCATTGCCAGTACTGTACCTGTGTGTCGGGAGGACTCGCAGCCAGAAGGAGATGAATTGGAAAGAGAGGAGATTGGAGGAGTCAGTTTGGACAAGGAAGAAGTTGAGAAAATTGAGCAAGTAGCAATACAGATAATTTCCAAGGTCATTTTGGCAGCAACTGAGGAAGTGCTGTCTGGTTCTGCAAGTGATGTGTCCACTTGGATCTGCCAGGCCGCTGCCAGCCGAGGCGAGAGACCTCTGGAGACAGCAAGTGTTGTTTCCTCTGATCAGATGCTTGCGGGGGAAGCTTCGCCAGCCGACGAGAACACTGCTGCGAGGAGTGACGCTGTGGTACTGACGTCCCCGCAGACAGAGGAACTGGATCCGAGTGTGACAGAGTCCAGCTGTTTAACACATGGCCGTTTATCCGGCCCTCTTCAGGGAGACACAAAAGACTGTCGGATGAAGAACCGCGTGTGCAGCGAGTCCCACGGCGTCAATCGGACTCCTGTGGAAAGCCATGGAGGGTCACTGGGAAGGTCGCCTTTGGTTATGGAGGACTCTGGGTGCAGCACTTACATGTTTGAAGGTGGGACAAGCGTGGAGGACCCACTGCAGAACACAGTGCTGTCTGCCGTAGCAGGCCAGCATTCGGACTCACTGAGCGTATCTGCAACCCAAGGCACGTCTGCTGAGCAGAGCTCGGCaccaagtgaaaaaaaccctactctgAAACTACTTGAAGACAGCGAAGTGCCATACAGTAATGGGATATTGAAAGAGGATGGTCCAGACTCGCATTATGAGTGTagcagggcagcagggacagatGGAGATCACTCGGCAG GTTCGGATGTAAATAACATGGATTTTGTGGACAGTGGCTGTGCCATGAGGAAGACAGTGACTCGCCAGAACTCTAAGCTAGGAGGAGAATCCAGCAAGTCTGACTTCATTATCTGGGAAATAGAGGTCCCAAAG AAATTAGTCGGCCGCTTGATTGGCAAACAAGGAAGATTTATGAGCTTCTTGAGGCAAGCATCTGGTGCCAAAATTTATGTCTCAACACTACCTTATTTCCGTGACTCCCAAGTCTGTCACATCGAAG GCTCCCCACATCAAGTAGAAAAAGTACTGAGCCTGATTGGCAGGAAGTTCAAAGAGCTGTGTCTCACCAACATCTACGCTCTACCTCCACCAACACCGCTGACACTTCATTCCCTCCTTATGACTGCCTGG CTGTTCCTCCCAGATGGAGTCACTGTAGAGGTGGTCGTGGCGAACCAAGTGGATGCAGGACACATGTTTCTCCAGCAGCATACGCACCCCACTTTCCACGTCCTGCGTAGCCTCGACCAGCAGATGTATGCCTGCTATTCTCAACCTGAAATTCCAACCCTGCCAACTCCAGTAGAAG TTGGTATTATCTGCGCAGCTCCGGGCCTGGATGGGGCATGGTTACGGGCTCAAGTCATTAGCTACTTCGAAGAGACCAGTGAAGTGGAGCTCAGATACGTGGACTATGGAGGATATGACAAAGTGAAGATCGACACACTCAGACAAATCAG GTCTGATTTTTTATCACTACCTTTCCAAGGAGCAGAGGTTTTACTAGACAACGTGGTGCCGCTTCCAG acGAGGATCACTTTTCATCCGAAGCTGACGCCGCCGTTAGTGAGATGACCAGAGGCGCAGTCCTGGTGGCGCAG GTCACAAACTATGACAGTGCAACAGGTCTGCCACTGATACAGCTGTGGAACTTGATGGGAGATGAG GTGGTGTCAATAAACAGAACTCTGGTGGAAAGAGGGTTTGCTCAGTGGCTTGACTACTAG